One window of the Rhodococcus sovatensis genome contains the following:
- a CDS encoding DivIVA domain-containing protein, with amino-acid sequence MPLTPADVHNVAFSKPPIGKRGYNEDEVDAFLDLVEQELSRLIEENADLRQRVGELDQELADAKSSARQGGAQQAAPIQQKAPEPQRPVEPPKPAPVVAPAPVAAAAPSQSGDSNMQAAKILGLAQEMADRLTNDAKTESEQLLGNARTNAERLVTDARTRSEAMVSDARQKSESLLSDAQTRSETQLRQAKEKADALQADAERKHTEIMATINEQRSVLEGRIEQLKTFEREYRVRLKSYLESQLEELENRSSALPVDNGSDNFSQNDQSSGYSQSYAKGNN; translated from the coding sequence ATGCCGCTGACTCCAGCTGATGTGCACAATGTCGCGTTCAGCAAGCCGCCTATCGGTAAGCGCGGCTACAACGAAGACGAGGTGGATGCATTCCTCGATCTCGTCGAGCAAGAGTTGTCGCGATTGATCGAGGAGAACGCCGACCTGCGCCAGCGGGTCGGGGAGCTCGACCAGGAACTTGCCGATGCGAAGAGCTCCGCCCGCCAGGGTGGCGCGCAGCAGGCTGCTCCAATCCAGCAGAAGGCTCCCGAGCCGCAGCGCCCTGTCGAGCCGCCGAAGCCGGCGCCGGTAGTAGCGCCCGCTCCGGTCGCTGCTGCAGCGCCCTCGCAGAGTGGCGACTCCAACATGCAGGCCGCGAAGATCCTGGGTCTCGCCCAGGAAATGGCAGACCGGCTCACCAACGACGCGAAGACCGAGTCGGAGCAGCTACTCGGAAACGCTCGCACCAACGCCGAGCGTCTGGTGACGGATGCACGTACGCGGTCCGAGGCCATGGTGTCCGATGCCCGCCAGAAGTCCGAGTCGCTGTTGTCGGACGCGCAGACGCGATCCGAGACCCAGCTGCGTCAGGCCAAGGAGAAGGCCGATGCTCTCCAGGCAGATGCCGAGCGCAAGCACACCGAGATCATGGCGACCATCAACGAGCAGCGTTCAGTGCTCGAGGGGCGTATCGAGCAGCTCAAGACGTTCGAGCGCGAATATCGTGTGCGACTCAAGTCGTACCTGGAATCCCAGCTCGAAGAACTGGAGAATCGCTCGTCCGCTCTGCCGGTCGACAATGGTTCCGACAACTTCAGCCAGAACGACCAGTCCTCCGGATACAGCCAGTCGTATGCCAAGGGAAACAACTGA
- the ileS gene encoding isoleucine--tRNA ligase — protein MSTDSTSTPAPRDAYPLVDIAGPRAGSVSFPELEKKVLDEWEADGTFRASVENREGAEEFVFYDGPPFANGLPHYGHLLTGYVKDLVPRFQTMRGKKVERRFGWDCHGLPAELEAEKQLGIKDKSEIDEMGLAKFNAYCKQSVLQYTGEWRDYVTRQARWVDFDNDYKTLDIDFMESVMWAFKALYDKGLIYQGYRVLPYSWYEQTPLSNQETRLDDAYKMRQDPAVTVTMPLVAPGSPVDGANALIWTTTPWTLPSNLAIAVNPEVHYVQVRGTDGERYVLASARLAHYSRELGEEPDVLSEHAGADLVGLTYAPPFDFFLGHQNAHRVLQADYVTTDSGTGIVHLAPAFGEEDMDVATANGIEVVQPLDPGGKFTSLVPPYEGLMVFDANPVIIKDLKASGRLLRHETIEHSYPHSWRSGQPLIYMAVPSWFVAVTKFRDRMVELNQEITWVPEHIKDGQFGKWLEGARDWNISRNRYWGSPIPVWTSDDPEYPRLDVYGSLDELERDFGVRPDDLHRPYIDDLTRPNPDDPTGKSMMRRVPEVLDCWFESGSMPYAQVHYPFENEEWFNGTATTVGHNPGDFIVEYNGQTRGWFYTLHVLATALFDRPAFKTVAAHGIVLGEDGLKMSKSKGNYPDVKEVFDRDGSDAMRWFLMSSPILRGGNLIVTEQGIREGVRQALLPIWNAWSFLQLYAGKPGQWRTDSPNVLDRYVLAKLSVTRDAITDALEGNDIAGACDELRTFCDALTNWYVRRSRSRFWSEDSDAIDTLHTVLEVLTRIAAPLLPLVSEVVWRGLTGGRSVHLTDWPAASDLPSDPELVSAMDEVRSVCSTVLGLRKAQNLRVRLPLPEVTVAAEGAERLRPYADIIADEVNVKKVDLTDDVAVHGKFELVVNARAAGPRIGKDVQKVIKAVKAGEWSEDGSGVVSAAGIELLPAEFTRKLVAAEPDSTAALPGNSGLVVLDSSVTAELEAEGWAKDRIREFQEARRSLGLNVSDRIDIVVRVPEERQEWLDTHRDLIAGEVLALTLADGDPGVDAVELGEGVRAKISRAT, from the coding sequence ATGAGTACCGATTCCACGAGCACACCGGCCCCCCGCGACGCGTATCCACTCGTCGACATCGCGGGACCACGGGCCGGCAGCGTCTCGTTCCCCGAACTCGAGAAGAAAGTTCTCGACGAGTGGGAGGCCGACGGAACCTTCCGCGCGAGCGTGGAGAACCGCGAGGGCGCCGAGGAATTCGTCTTCTACGACGGGCCACCTTTCGCGAACGGTCTCCCGCACTACGGCCACCTTCTTACCGGGTATGTCAAAGATCTCGTTCCGCGCTTTCAGACCATGCGAGGCAAGAAGGTCGAGCGCCGGTTCGGCTGGGACTGCCACGGACTGCCCGCTGAACTCGAGGCGGAGAAGCAGCTCGGCATCAAGGACAAGTCCGAGATCGACGAGATGGGTCTGGCCAAGTTCAACGCCTACTGCAAGCAGTCGGTGCTGCAGTACACCGGCGAGTGGCGTGACTACGTCACCAGGCAGGCGCGGTGGGTCGACTTCGACAACGACTACAAGACCCTCGACATCGACTTCATGGAGTCGGTCATGTGGGCATTCAAGGCCCTGTACGACAAGGGCCTCATCTACCAGGGCTATCGAGTTCTGCCGTACTCCTGGTACGAGCAGACCCCGCTGTCCAACCAGGAAACGCGCCTCGACGACGCGTACAAGATGCGTCAGGATCCTGCGGTCACCGTCACGATGCCGCTGGTGGCACCTGGCTCACCCGTAGACGGCGCGAATGCGCTGATCTGGACGACGACCCCATGGACACTGCCGTCGAATCTGGCGATCGCAGTCAACCCAGAGGTTCACTACGTGCAGGTGCGGGGCACCGACGGAGAGCGGTACGTACTGGCGTCCGCACGTCTGGCCCACTACTCGCGCGAACTCGGCGAAGAACCGGACGTGCTGTCCGAGCACGCCGGGGCCGATCTCGTCGGACTGACCTATGCGCCGCCGTTCGACTTCTTCCTCGGTCACCAGAACGCGCACCGGGTCCTGCAGGCCGATTACGTCACCACCGACTCGGGAACCGGAATCGTGCACCTCGCACCGGCTTTCGGTGAAGAGGACATGGACGTCGCGACAGCCAACGGCATCGAGGTGGTGCAACCGCTCGATCCGGGTGGAAAGTTCACCTCCCTCGTTCCGCCGTACGAGGGCCTGATGGTGTTCGACGCCAACCCCGTCATCATCAAGGACCTGAAGGCATCAGGGCGCCTGCTGCGCCACGAAACGATCGAGCACTCCTACCCACACAGCTGGCGGAGCGGTCAGCCGTTGATCTACATGGCGGTTCCGTCGTGGTTCGTCGCGGTGACGAAGTTCCGTGACCGGATGGTGGAACTCAACCAGGAGATCACCTGGGTCCCGGAGCACATCAAGGACGGGCAGTTCGGGAAGTGGCTCGAAGGTGCGCGAGATTGGAACATCAGCCGTAATCGTTACTGGGGCAGCCCTATCCCGGTATGGACGTCGGACGACCCGGAGTATCCGAGGCTCGACGTCTACGGCAGCCTCGACGAGCTCGAGCGAGACTTCGGTGTGCGGCCGGACGATCTGCATCGTCCGTACATCGACGATCTGACGCGTCCGAACCCGGACGATCCGACCGGCAAGTCGATGATGCGTCGGGTGCCCGAGGTTCTGGACTGCTGGTTCGAATCCGGGTCGATGCCGTACGCGCAGGTGCACTACCCGTTCGAGAACGAAGAGTGGTTCAACGGGACAGCTACGACAGTTGGGCACAATCCGGGCGATTTCATCGTCGAGTACAACGGGCAGACCCGCGGCTGGTTCTACACGCTGCACGTGCTCGCGACTGCACTGTTCGACCGCCCGGCGTTCAAGACCGTTGCTGCACACGGCATCGTGCTCGGCGAGGACGGCTTGAAGATGAGCAAGTCCAAAGGCAACTATCCCGACGTAAAGGAAGTCTTCGACCGCGACGGCAGCGATGCCATGCGTTGGTTCCTGATGTCCTCGCCGATCCTGCGCGGCGGCAACCTGATCGTCACCGAGCAAGGCATCCGCGAGGGTGTGCGCCAGGCGTTGCTTCCGATCTGGAACGCGTGGAGCTTCCTGCAGTTGTACGCAGGCAAGCCCGGTCAGTGGCGAACCGACTCGCCGAACGTGCTGGACCGGTACGTACTGGCGAAATTGTCGGTGACCCGGGACGCGATCACCGATGCGCTCGAAGGCAACGACATCGCCGGTGCGTGTGACGAGCTGAGGACCTTCTGCGACGCTCTGACGAACTGGTATGTCCGACGGTCACGTTCGCGTTTCTGGAGCGAGGACTCCGACGCAATCGACACGCTGCACACGGTGCTCGAAGTATTGACTCGAATTGCCGCGCCGTTGCTTCCGCTCGTCAGCGAGGTCGTCTGGCGTGGTTTGACCGGTGGACGCTCGGTTCACCTGACGGATTGGCCTGCGGCTTCCGATCTGCCGTCCGATCCCGAGTTGGTCAGTGCGATGGACGAAGTGCGTAGCGTGTGCTCGACGGTGTTGGGTTTGAGGAAAGCACAGAACCTGCGTGTGCGGCTGCCCCTGCCGGAGGTGACTGTCGCTGCCGAGGGCGCCGAGCGGCTGCGTCCGTACGCCGACATCATCGCCGACGAGGTCAACGTGAAGAAGGTCGATCTCACCGACGACGTTGCAGTGCATGGCAAGTTCGAGCTGGTCGTGAATGCGCGAGCCGCGGGCCCCAGAATCGGCAAGGACGTCCAGAAGGTCATCAAGGCCGTCAAGGCGGGGGAGTGGAGTGAGGACGGATCCGGTGTCGTCAGCGCTGCCGGTATCGAATTGCTTCCCGCCGAGTTCACTCGCAAGTTGGTTGCTGCCGAACCCGATTCGACGGCTGCACTGCCAGGAAACTCCGGTCTTGTGGTCCTCGACTCCAGCGTCACTGCCGAGCTGGAGGCGGAGGGGTGGGCCAAAGACCGCATCCGCGAATTCCAGGAGGCGCGTCGTAGCCTGGGGCTGAACGTGTCGGACCGCATCGACATCGTCGTCCGAGTACCGGAAGAACGGCAGGAGTGGCTCGATACTCACCGCGATCTGATCGCAGGAGAGGTCTTGGCGCTGACGTTGGCCGACGGAGACCCGGGCGTCGATGCGGTGGAGCTCGGAGAGGGCGTGCGGGCGAAGATCAGCCGCGCGACATGA
- a CDS encoding peptide deformylase — translation MTNSASLEDAVRELLSGARDGVVPIAVVGEPVLRTPAAPLTGQLERRTLGALIEVMRATMHDAPGVGLAAPQIGIPLRIAVVEDMYDIGEELARTRRRTPLPFRALVNPLYQAVGEKRVAFYEGCLSVPGYQAVVARAESVRLRCSSVDGVETDEVFHGWPARIVAHETDHLDGTVYVDKAITRSLAANDVYAELWAEPSPSRAAAALDFDLEGM, via the coding sequence ATGACGAACTCGGCATCGCTGGAGGACGCCGTTCGGGAGCTCCTGTCGGGAGCTCGCGACGGCGTCGTGCCCATCGCGGTTGTCGGTGAGCCGGTTCTTCGGACGCCTGCTGCGCCGCTGACCGGCCAACTCGAGCGCCGTACCCTCGGTGCATTGATCGAGGTGATGCGCGCGACCATGCACGACGCGCCCGGTGTCGGTCTGGCCGCACCGCAGATCGGCATTCCGTTGCGTATCGCTGTGGTCGAGGACATGTACGACATCGGCGAGGAGCTTGCACGCACACGTCGGCGAACACCGTTGCCGTTTCGGGCTCTTGTGAACCCGCTTTATCAGGCGGTCGGCGAGAAGCGTGTGGCTTTCTACGAGGGATGCCTGAGTGTGCCGGGGTATCAGGCGGTGGTCGCGCGAGCCGAGTCGGTACGACTGCGGTGCTCCAGCGTCGACGGCGTTGAGACGGACGAGGTGTTCCACGGGTGGCCCGCCCGGATCGTTGCGCACGAGACCGACCATCTCGACGGCACCGTGTACGTGGACAAGGCAATCACTCGGTCGTTGGCGGCCAACGACGTCTATGCCGAGCTCTGGGCCGAGCCGTCACCGTCTCGTGCGGCTGCCGCTCTGGATTTCGACCTCGAAGGCATGTGA
- a CDS encoding DNA polymerase IV, with the protein MLHLDMDAFFASVEQLTRPTLRGRPVLVGGAGGRGVVAGCSYEARLFGARSAMPMHQARRLVGAGAVVLPPRGALYQALSRRVFDGLRARMPVLEQLSMDEAFGEPTELAGATAAEVIEFCEMLRSLVLAETGLVASLGAGSGKQIAKIASGLAKPDGVKVVTPAEQTALMAGLPVRKLWGIGPVADEKLRRLGIDTIGKFVATDESEIASILGARIGPSLHKLARGIDDRVVAERAEAKQVSAETTFAHDLVTLAQLRAAVEASADAAHRRLLKDGRGARTVVLKLRKSDMSIVTRSVTLPYATVDKQTLVATAQRQVLDPVELGPIRLVGVSLAGLSAVQQGSLFPELDYHSEDVLAGDGTAMETPPTAREYGPKWHPGVDVRHPEYGHGWIQGAGHSVVTVRFETRSTGPGRARTFAEDDDMLVVADALDSME; encoded by the coding sequence GTGCTGCACCTCGACATGGATGCGTTCTTCGCCTCGGTCGAGCAGCTCACCAGGCCCACACTGCGTGGTAGACCAGTGCTCGTCGGCGGTGCGGGAGGCCGCGGCGTGGTGGCCGGCTGCAGCTACGAGGCGCGCCTTTTCGGAGCTCGTTCGGCAATGCCGATGCATCAGGCGCGTCGACTCGTGGGCGCGGGCGCAGTGGTTCTGCCGCCGCGTGGTGCGCTCTATCAGGCTCTGAGTCGACGTGTGTTCGACGGATTGCGCGCGAGAATGCCGGTGCTGGAGCAGTTGTCGATGGACGAGGCATTCGGTGAACCCACCGAACTCGCGGGCGCGACCGCCGCCGAGGTGATCGAGTTCTGCGAGATGCTGCGCAGCCTGGTCCTCGCCGAAACCGGTCTCGTGGCCTCGCTCGGTGCCGGCTCGGGCAAGCAGATCGCCAAGATCGCCTCCGGACTTGCCAAGCCGGACGGTGTCAAGGTGGTCACCCCTGCCGAGCAGACGGCACTGATGGCCGGCTTGCCTGTCCGCAAGCTGTGGGGGATAGGACCTGTCGCCGACGAGAAGCTTCGACGGCTCGGCATCGACACCATCGGGAAATTCGTTGCGACCGATGAGTCCGAGATCGCATCCATCCTCGGCGCGAGGATCGGACCGAGTCTGCACAAGCTAGCGCGGGGAATCGACGATCGCGTCGTGGCAGAGCGAGCGGAGGCAAAGCAGGTCAGCGCGGAGACGACCTTCGCGCATGACCTGGTCACTCTCGCGCAGCTGCGAGCAGCAGTGGAAGCAAGCGCGGATGCGGCCCATCGACGTCTGCTCAAAGACGGCCGCGGCGCGCGAACAGTGGTGCTCAAGCTTCGCAAGTCGGACATGAGTATCGTCACACGGTCGGTGACGCTGCCGTACGCGACCGTGGACAAGCAGACCCTCGTGGCCACTGCCCAGCGGCAGGTGCTCGATCCGGTGGAACTCGGACCGATCCGCTTGGTCGGTGTCTCACTCGCGGGTCTGTCCGCGGTGCAGCAGGGTTCGTTGTTTCCCGAGCTCGACTACCACTCCGAAGACGTGCTCGCGGGCGACGGGACCGCGATGGAAACGCCGCCGACTGCGCGTGAGTACGGGCCGAAGTGGCATCCCGGCGTGGATGTAAGGCATCCTGAATACGGGCACGGGTGGATTCAGGGGGCGGGACACTCAGTGGTGACAGTTCGCTTCGAGACCCGCTCCACCGGTCCGGGGCGAGCACGAACGTTCGCAGAGGACGACGACATGCTCGTTGTGGCGGATGCCCTCGACAGCATGGAATGA
- the lspA gene encoding signal peptidase II, protein MRHDRGVSDDRPTDSPSPDSSPDTGAERPETAAGASAADPAPAAEADEVSPAGGDQARRPLRTRMLIVIAFVVLAFDLVTKIAVVHFVAPGRPIEIIGDVVTLRLVRNPGAAFSMATGMTWLLTIVAVCVVIAVIRIGRTLRSLWWAIGLGLVLGGALGNLIDRFFRSPGPLQGHVVDFVSVGWWPVFNVADSSIVCGAILLVVVSLLGFEPNGERASSKKDVANSGAAERK, encoded by the coding sequence ATGCGACATGATAGGGGTGTGAGTGACGACCGCCCGACCGATTCGCCCAGTCCAGATTCCAGCCCAGATACCGGTGCCGAAAGGCCGGAGACCGCTGCAGGCGCATCTGCCGCCGACCCCGCACCGGCCGCCGAGGCCGACGAAGTCTCGCCCGCCGGAGGGGATCAGGCTCGGCGACCGCTGCGCACTCGGATGCTGATCGTGATCGCGTTCGTCGTTCTCGCCTTCGACCTCGTCACCAAGATTGCCGTTGTGCACTTCGTTGCGCCGGGTAGGCCGATCGAGATCATCGGGGATGTGGTCACGCTTCGGCTCGTACGTAATCCGGGCGCCGCCTTTTCGATGGCAACCGGAATGACATGGCTCCTGACCATCGTTGCGGTATGCGTCGTGATTGCCGTGATTCGGATCGGCCGGACTCTGCGTTCGCTGTGGTGGGCGATCGGACTCGGTCTTGTTCTCGGCGGCGCTCTGGGCAATCTGATCGACCGCTTCTTCCGTTCGCCAGGACCGTTGCAGGGCCACGTCGTGGACTTCGTGTCCGTCGGATGGTGGCCGGTGTTCAACGTCGCCGATTCATCCATCGTCTGCGGGGCGATCCTGCTGGTCGTAGTGAGCCTGCTCGGTTTCGAGCCCAACGGAGAACGGGCGTCGTCGAAGAAGGACGTCGCTAATTCCGGTGCGGCGGAACGAAAGTGA
- a CDS encoding RluA family pseudouridine synthase, protein MRESRSMPVPDGLDGMRVDAGVSRLLGLSRTVVATLAEEGSVAVDGAAVGKSERLSAGSWIEVILPEPARELTVEAVPVDGMEILYADDDIVAVDKPVGVAAHASVGWTGPTVIGGLAAAGFRISTSGAHERQGIVHRLDVGTSGVMVVATSERAYTLLKRAFKQRTIEKRYHALVQGHPDPSSGTIDAPIGRHGSNDWKFAVRADGKESVTHYDTIEAFQAASLLDVHLETGRTHQIRVHFSALRHPCCGDLTYGADPRLAERLGLERQWLHAKSLAFTHPSDGRWVEIESKYPADLEHALEVLRSA, encoded by the coding sequence GTGAGAGAGTCGCGCTCGATGCCGGTTCCCGACGGCCTGGACGGTATGCGGGTAGATGCGGGTGTGTCCAGACTGCTCGGACTCTCACGCACCGTCGTGGCGACGCTGGCGGAGGAAGGTTCGGTTGCGGTCGACGGCGCAGCAGTCGGCAAGTCGGAACGGTTGTCGGCCGGGTCGTGGATCGAAGTGATTCTTCCCGAGCCTGCGCGTGAACTCACCGTCGAAGCGGTACCAGTGGACGGCATGGAGATTCTGTACGCCGACGACGACATCGTCGCCGTCGACAAACCCGTGGGTGTCGCGGCTCATGCCAGTGTCGGGTGGACGGGGCCGACGGTCATCGGTGGTCTGGCCGCAGCCGGCTTCCGCATCTCGACGTCGGGAGCGCACGAGCGTCAAGGAATTGTGCACCGTCTCGACGTCGGCACCTCGGGGGTGATGGTCGTGGCGACTTCGGAGCGGGCATACACCCTGCTCAAGCGTGCGTTCAAGCAGCGGACCATCGAGAAGCGGTATCACGCTCTCGTGCAGGGGCATCCGGATCCGAGCAGCGGCACCATCGATGCGCCCATCGGCAGACACGGCAGCAACGACTGGAAGTTCGCCGTCCGAGCCGACGGCAAAGAGAGTGTGACGCACTACGACACGATCGAGGCGTTCCAGGCCGCCAGCCTCCTCGACGTCCATCTCGAAACCGGGCGCACCCATCAGATCAGGGTTCACTTCTCCGCCCTACGGCACCCGTGCTGCGGCGACTTGACCTACGGTGCCGACCCACGCCTCGCTGAACGCCTCGGCCTCGAACGCCAATGGCTGCACGCCAAATCGCTGGCGTTCACCCACCCGTCGGACGGCCGCTGGGTGGAGATCGAGAGCAAGTATCCGGCCGATCTCGAACATGCGCTCGAGGTGCTGCGCTCGGCATGA